The nucleotide window AACATTACTAACTGGCCAGAGGATTTCTTTGGGGATCGGTTTGTGGATCTCGCAGAAATGACGAGGGCCGCTGCGACTCGTCGCATGGGTGAAGAGCGATGAGCTTCCCTTTTTCGCTCTGTGTGGTTGATACGAACGTCCTCTACACGGCGAATGGAATGTCAGATTCAACCGACGCTTGCCTGATGCATTGTGTAGATGCCTTGCAGAAAATCAAGGAAAATGGCCGTATTCTCTTGGACTACACATGGCTAATCTTGGGTGAATACGAGGGCAAACTGACGCCTTCCGGTCAACCGGGACCGGGCAAAGAGTTTTTGCAGTGGATATACCAGAACCAAGGCACAGGTCGTTGCGTCTTCGTGTCAATCACCCCCAAAGGGACACCTGCTGATGGGGCCGATTTCGAGGAGTTTCCTCACCATCCAGACCTACAGGACTTCGACGATGACGATCGGAAGTTCGTCGCGGTGTCTGCGGCTCATCCTGAGCGCCCCCCGATTCTACAGGCGACCGACAGCAAGTGGTGTGGTTGGGAGGATGCGCTCAGAGAACGCGGAATCCAAGTGGAGTTCTTGTGCCGAAAGGAGATTGCCCGGAAACACAAGGAAAAGATGGGCAGTGCGTGATGGCCGAGTTTTTCAAATTCCCACACACTCCGCACTTGCTCTGGCTGGGCGATGAGCTGCCCCGTTCGGATAAGGTCCTGGCGCCCGAGGAAGCTGCCGAATTCCTGTCCGGAGAGATACTTGTGGAAGAGAAGGTGGATGGCGGCAGTATCGGCTTATCTTTGGACCCACAAGGTAACATTCGTGCCCAGAATCGCGGGACTTACTTGGGCCATAGGAGTCATCATCAGTTCGATCCCTTATGGCCCTGGATTGATACACACCGGATTGCACTGAGAAATGGACTCGCCCCCGACCTGATCCTCTTTGGTGAATGGTGCTACGCCCAGCATTCGATCCACTACGATCGGCTGCCCGACTGGTTTCTTGCGTTCGACGTTTACGACAGGAACGTGGGCGAGTTCTGGTGTGTTAGCCGCAGGAACGAGCTAGTCGATTCGTTGGGCTTAGAGCGTGTCCCCGCACTGACCGAAGGTGCATTTGCATTGCCCCAACTCGTCGGACTACTGGGTGAATCCAAGCTAACTAGTGGCCCAATGGAAGGGATCTATTTGCGGAGAGAAGAGGGCGGACGCCTCATCGCCCGCGCAAAAATCGTCCGTGCCGAGTTCACTCAGAACATCTGCGAGCATTGGTCTAAAAACACATTCCGGAGGAATGCTCTTCGCCAAGCCACCGCCATGGTCTCTGGATGATTCGGCTGTGTTTGGCGCAAGGTATCGCCGAAACCTTGCCTTTATCCGTTCTACCGGAACTGCGGCCTCTGGCCCAGCAGTTCCTATCCTGGTTGACACAGCGGGCATGTTCATTTAGATTGCACGAGCATTTTTCTAACACTATGTGGGATGCGGTTTGAGATTTCTGAAATATACCTTTGTGTTCGCGATTCTTCTCTGGGCGCTCTCGCCCCTCATGTCCGCTGCACAAGACGAGTCGCAGTCGTGGCGGAGATGTCCGCCGGGCATGGTTGCAGCCGACAGGTTCTGCATAGACGAGTATGAATACCCGAACAAGTTAGGTGTGCGGCCGCGGAACCTTGTTTTATATGTAGAGGCGGTTCAGATATGCCTTTCTCAGGGCAAGCGGCTTTGCACGACTGACGAGTGGTCTCGGGCATGTTCAGGCCCTCAGAAGTTCAAGCATCCATACGGGAATGAGTTCAGGGAAGGGGCGTGTAACCTGGGCAGGACTCGCGCTACGGAGACCTGGACGTGGTATGGGCTCCGCAGGAGAGACAAGGAGATTGTGCTGTCCCAACCGGCGCTTACTGGCCGATACAAGGCTTGTGTCAGCGGATACGGCGCTTACGATATGCTCGGCAACTACTGGGAATGGACGGATGCAGGCAACACCAAACATACGATTCTGATGGGAGGGTCTTGGTCAACGCCTGCCGAGAAAGTCTCGTGTCTGAATAAGACGGAGACCGCCACCAAGTTCTACAGGATTCGGAACGTTAGCTTTCGTTGCTGCTGCGATTTGTTGCCCAGTTCTAAAACTGGTCCCGATGTTCAAAAACCGTCTGAATGACCTCTCCGCAAAGGAGTGGATCAAGTTCCAGAAAAGTTGGTTCGAGCTGAATCCACCTCGCCGGCCTAAGGAGGTCTTGGTTCATCCGGCGAAGTTCCCTGAGGAGCTCGTGTCGGGGTTCATCCGTTTCTTCACCAAATCAGGCCAGACGGTTCTTGACCCGATGGTTGGAACGGGCTCCACGCTTCTTGCCTGTATCTCGACAGGCAGAAAGGGCATAGGCGTTGAGCTCAATCCCAAATACGTAGCCATCGCAAGGGAACGGATCGCCGACGCGCTCAACACGGAGCGAAAGGGCCAGGATGGCATGACCCCTCCGACAGGTCGGACAAGTCTGACAAGTCCGATGATTATCGAAGGCGACGCGAGGCGCCTGGACGAGCTTGACCTGCCGGAGATTGACTACTGCATAACAAGTCCGCCTTATTGGGATATGTTGAGAGCTAAAGGGGCTGGGACGCAGAAGAGAAGGCAGGAGGCTGGGCTTGACGTGTTCTATTCGTCGGACAAGAGAGACCTGGGGAATATAGCGGAATACGACAGATTCGTTGATGAACTGGTCGTAGTATTCTCCAAGGTTCACGCAGTCATGCGTGTCGGCGCATATTTGACGGTTGTCGTTAAAAATGTTAAGAAGAAGGGCAGAGTTTATCCTCTCGCATGGGATATTGGGAAACGTTTAGGTGAGGTGTTTGCTCTAAAGGATGAGAGGATATGGTGCCAGGGCGACCAGAGATTGGCGCCTTATGGCATTGGCAATGCGTGGGTGAGCAATACGTTTCACCATTACTGTCTCAATTTCAGGAAGGAATAGCTAGCTAAGGTGCCGATCTGGGGTTTGAATGTGGTTTGGGTTGGTGCGGCCGTGGCAGATTGCTACCAGCGCTGCGACGGGGAAGATAGCTGAGATGGAAAGAACACTGACGATAGTGAAGCCGGACTCGGTCGCCGGTAACGTCGCTGGCGAGGTTTTTACACACTTTGAGCGGGCGGGGTTCAGGATCGTGGCCGCCAAGATGGTCTGGTTGACCAAGCGAGATGCGGAGGCGTTCTACTACGTTCATAAGGGCAAGCCGTTCTATGATAGCTTGTGCGATTTCATGTCGAGCGGGCCGTGCGTTGTGGCGGTCTTAGCGGGCCAGAATGCGATCGCCAAAGTTCGGGAGATCATGGGAGCGACTGACCCGGCGAAAGCGGAGAAGGGCACGATTCGGAGCGAGCTGGGGACGTCGATTCAGGAGAATGCCGTGCATGGCTCGGATTCAGATGCTTCGGCCGAGTTTGAGATTGGGTTCTTTTTTTCTAGGTTAGAGATTATGCAAACAGAAAGGAAAGGTTAGCGTGGCGGTACCAAAACGTAGGACATCACATAGAAGAAGGCGGATGAGGTCTTCCCAAAAGGCTCTTCGTTCGCCATCCATTGTGAGCTGCCCGAACTGTAAAACTCCTAAGCTTCCTCACATAGTCTGTCCCAAGTGTGGTTATTTTGGCGGGGAGCAGGTGCTTGAGATCGCCGAGAAGTAGCCTATGACAGGAGCCCCTATCGCCCTGGACGCTATGGGGGGTGATTATGCCCCACAGGAGGCGGTTAAGGGCGCCATTCGCGCCTCGCGGGACTTCGGGATTGACGTGGTCTTGGTGGGCGACGGACCGAGGCTCAAGGCGCAGTTGGCCGATCTGGGTGAGAAGGAGAGCGAGAGGATGAGGGTCTGTCACGCTCCCGAGGTTGTGTCGATGACGGATGCGCCCTCGGTTGTCATTCGCGGCAAGAGGCGCTCTTCAATCCGCGTGGCCTCGAATCTTGTGAAGAGGGGGGAGGCGGCCGCGGTGGTGAGCGCGGGCAATACCGGTGCGACGATGGCGGCTGCCCGTTGCGAGTTTGGTCTTGCCAAGGGTGTGGAAAGGCCGGCGATTGCGCAGGTTTTCCCTAACCGGAAGCATGGGACAGTGGTTCTGGACCTGGGCGCGAACGTCGATTGCAAGATTGGCTACCTTGTGCAGTTCGGAGTGATGGGGAGCATCTATGCGAGCATAGTGTTCCAGAAGAGGAGTCCGAAGGTTGGGCTTTTGAGCATTGGGTCGGAGGACACCAAGGGGAACGAGTTCAGCCGGAGTGTGCTTCTGGCGATGCGGGAGGAGCCCGCAATCAATTTTGTTGGGAACATCGAGGGTCGGGACGTTTTCAAGGGCGATGTTGACGTTGTGGTCTGCGATGGGTTCGTTGGGAACATCGTGCTGAAGATAACGGAGGGCGTGGCCGCGATGGTCGTGGGCATGATGCAGGACTCGCTCTCGTCCAACGTGTTGAGCAAAGCGGGCGCTGTGTTGGTGAGGCCCTCGTTCAGGCGGCTCAAGAAGCGGATGGACTATGCTGAATATGGAGGTGCGATTCTCTTGGGCGTCAACGGTGTTTGTGTGATATGCCACGGTGGCTCGAAGGCCAGGGCGATCCGGAATGCCTTGAAAAGGGCTTACGATTTCGCTGTCTCCGATATAGTTGAGCAGATAACCGAGAAGATGGAAGCTCGCAGGATGGTGAGCTAAGGAGAGAGGATGGTCCAGGCAAGGATAACGAGCATCGGAAGCTACGTTCCAGAGCGCGTTGTGACAAACGAAGACATGATGAGAATTGTCGATACGACCGACGAGTGGATAACCACGAGAACGGGAATCAAGGAGCGGCGCTACTGCGCGGATGATGAGGCCTCGTCCGATCTTGCCTATCGCGCATCGGTAATTGCGCTAGAGAGAGCTTCGGTGGCACCGGAAGACGTGGACTGCATCATCGTGGGAACCGCCACGGGCGACATGGCATTTCCCTCGACCGCGTGCCTGACGCAGGAAAAGCTCGGGGCCAAGAACGCAATGGGATTCGACGTAACCGCCGGCTGCGCGGGCTTCATCTGTGGTCTCTCGGTGGCCTCAAACTTCATAAAGGCCGGGCAATACAAGACAGTACTCGTTGTCGGCAGCGAGGTGCTATCGAGGTTTGCCAATTTCGAGGACAGAACGACATGCGTGCTATTCGGCGATGGCGCCGGCGCTATCGTAGTCCAGGCGTCGGACGATTCCGAAAAGTCCCGGATTCTCTGCACTCATCTTAAGTCCGACGGCTCTTACGGTGATGCGTTGAAGCTGCCAGCGGGCGGCTCTAGGCATCCCGCAAGCGCGGAAACAATCAAGAAGCGGATGCACTATATCTGGATGGATGGACAGACTACCTTCAAGATGGCGATTAGGTGCATGGCCAAGATATCGACCCACGCTCTTGAAGAGCAGAACATGACGGTCGATCAGATGAAGATGATCTTCCCGCATCAGGCGAACTGGCGGATCATTGAGGGACTGGTCAAGCGGCTTGGCACGACCATTGACAAGATCGTCCCCTCCATACAGAAATACGGAAACACCTCCTCGGCATCCATACCGCTTTCGTTGGACGAGGCCCAAGCCACGGGGATGATACAAAAGGGGGACCTGATCCTCCTGACGGCGTTTGGGGCTGGCTATGCGTGGGGCGCCTCGATCGTCAGGTGGTAGTCCGCTGACATAGGGATTTCGCGCGATGCAGGGCAAGGACTTTCTGTATTACGGCGACAACTTGGACATTCTCCGCGAGTTTCGGACCTCACTCATTACGTAGGACGGATTTTCCAGTCTGTCCGATAGCGATGAAGGATGAAATTGGTACGTAGAGGAGTGAGACAATGGAGAGACATCATTTTACGGTCATTGTGGAGCGGGAGGAGGAAGGCGGCTACCACGCGTTCTGCCCCGCTCTGAAAGGCTGCCACACCCAGGGCGACACGCTGGACGAGGCCCTCGCCAATGTCAGGGAGGCGATAGCGGCGTATCTGGAGAGCCTTCGCGCGCATGGGGAGCCCCTCCCGCTGGAGGACATCTTCATCAAGCCGGTAGAGGTTGCTCTTTGAGCCCTAAGCTGCCCATTGTAACGGCCAGGGAAGTGGTCAGGGCAGCCTGAAGGCCGGATTCGTCTTTGACCGTCAGAGAGGAAGCCACGCCATTTACTACCGGGAGAGAGACGCGGCGAGGATAGTAGTGCCCATGCATGCGGGAAAGACCATCAAGCGCAAGACCTTGGCGGGCATCTTGGAGGATATGGGGCTCACTGTGGAAGAGTTCCGCGAGCTCCTGTGAGACACTCTCTGACCAATTGGCCGAGAGGCGGCTGCGGAAGGCGAGGAGCGTCTGAGGGGATGAACGATGAGTGATTGTGGACTGGCAAGTGACGCTTGAGCAAGTATCAGCCTATCTGACCAGCAATTGGCGCGATTTGCTGCTTGGACTAATCGTTAGCGCGCCCTTGACCGCACTCGCGATACTAATCACTTGGTTTCTTACACGCAGGTCAGAGAAGCGCTCCCAAGCGGACAACAAGCGCCTCCATGAAGAGACGATCAGAACCATGCTGCAGGCCACCAATGAATGGATGAAGGAAGAACGTGCCTTCCGAGTGGTGCTGATGGCAGAGGTCAGGAAAGTCAGTCCAGGGCGTGCCGATGAACTCCAAGGAGAGGCCGACCGGATTCAGCGTATAGAGAACGTCTTCGACAACATGCCGGGTTGGGAGGGAGAGAAATGCCCGGTGTGTGGCAAGGGCACGCTCCGCTGGAAGGAATGGGCAGGGGGGCCGTTCGGTCCTTTCACCGCCTGGTTGAAATGCGACAAATGTGGCGCGACCATGCCTTCGCCCGAGACCTCCTAAGATTGAGAATAGGGCGCTGACAAGGGCGAAGGCATGTGGATGATAGTGGATTGCGGATTGTGGCGCTGATTTATCATTCATCCTTTTGCCTTCATGCTTGAGGCACGCGGTTGACGCTATCGCGCAAAACCCTGTATTGTTCTACGGGTATTGCTGCTGAGCGTCAAGTCAGTGGCTTAAAGACAGGAGCTTGACTTGACATCGGTTAGCACAACACGTAACGTTATTACGTGTATCGGTTAATAGTGTCAACTTGGTGATCACGATGAAAGCTCAGAAGTTCTTCGCACGGCATCCGGTTTTCACCAGCCGAGAGTTTGCCGCGTTCCATGAGTCTGAGGGGACGAGCAACGTCAGAACGCAAGAGAGTCTCCTGGCTCACCATACCAGGACAGGCCGCATCCTGCGGGTGCGCCGCGGGCTATACGTCGTCGTGCCGAATGGGACAGATCCCGAGAACTGCCCCGTGGACCCCTACCTGGTGGCAGCAAAGATGACTAACGATTCGGTGCTCGGCTATCATACCGCTCTGGAGTTTCACGGGAGAGCCTATTCGCTGTTCGAGCAATCCCTATACCTTACGAGCCAAGCATCGCGTCCACTCACATTCCGCTCGCACACCTTCCGCCGAGTATTGTTCCCCACCGCCCTTCGGGCCAAGGGTCAGCAGAACTTCGGCGTCAAAGTGGCTGAACGGCGAGGCGTTGACGTTCATGTGACCAGCTTGGAACGGACCCTGGTCGATGTGCTCGATCGACCAGACCTGTCGGGTAGCTGGGAGGAGATATGGCGGTCGCTAGAATCGATCGAGTTCTTTGATTTGGACGAGGTTGTTGAATATGCCCTTCTCCTTGACAACGCCACGACGACGGCGAAGGTCGGTTTCTTTCTGGAGCAGCACCGAGAGCCATTGATGGTAGAAGAAGCCCATCTGAACCGATTGAGAGAGTTTCGGCCTCGTGGGCCGCGTTACCTTGTCCGGAGCAAGCGCACTCGGGGGCGCCTCGTGTCGGGGTGGAACCTCGTTGTGCCTGAGGCGCTCTTGGCGCGGACTTGGGCCGAGGTGACATGAGAATCTCAGGAGAGAGGCTGTTTTCTGAGGCCGAAGCTACCGGATTCCGTCCCGAGGTTCTGGAGAAGGTCATCCATCTGCTCAATCTTCTGGAGATGTTTCGCAGTCATCCTTTCCTCAACGGGCGCTTGGCTCTTAAGGGCGGGACGGCTCTGAACGTGTTCGTCTTCGACCTGCCGCGCCTTTCCGTTGATATCGACCTCAACTACATTGGGGCTGTGGAACGCGACGCGATGCTTTCGGAGCGGCCCAAGATTGAGGAGGCGATCCCGGCAGTGTGCAAACGTGAGGGCTTCTCCGTTCGCCGTGTTCCCCATGAACATGCGGGAGGCAAATGGTCGCTTCGTTACGAGAGCGCTCTCGGACAGGGCGGCAACCTGGGGATTGACATCAATTTCATGTTTCGGGTCCCACTATGGCCTGTGAAGGCAGTGGACTCGCGTGTGGTGGGTTCCTACAAGGCCACGAAGATTCCCATGCTCGATATTCACGAGCTGGCGGCTGGCAAGCTCACGGCACTTCTGGCACGGCGCACAAGCCGCGATCTTTTCGACGTCCATATACTGCTCACCAAAGGAGAGCTTGAGCGCGAGCGCTTGAGGCTGGCATTTGTCGTCTATGGAGCGATGAGCCGCAAGGACTGGCGAACGGTTGCTGTCGAAGACGTACGTTTCGATCAAAGCGACGTCGTTAACCAACTCATCCCGTTGCTCCGCGCTGATGCGATGCGGAAAACCAGTCGGGATGAGGCTTGGGGAAGGCGCCTCGTAGATGATTGTCGTGAGGCGCTAAGTGTAGTGTTGCCTTTCACAGAAGCGGAGATGGAGTTTCTTGACCGCCTCCTTGAACACGGAGAGATCAAGCCTTCATTGATTACTTCTGATGGAGCGTTGGCGGAACGGATTGCCCAGCATCCGCTGTTGGAATGGAAGGCGCTCAATGTGCAGCGACACAAGGCGGGATCGGTGAAGGTGGAGGGATAAGGAATGAGCCACGACGTAGTTGACAATCAGTCGGTCAAGCTGCGGGGCGTTCAAGTTGCGCCATTGGAAGCCGGTTTGCGCGCTTGTAGTATATGGAGATAGTTCAGCACAGCTGATTTGGAATTGTGGGCTAAACAGTAAAGGGAGCAAAGAATGGACTACTTCTTCACCGAGGAGCAGCAGGAGACGAGGAAACTCGCGAGGCGCATAGCCGAGGAGCAGATGAGGCCGATTCGAGCGGAGCTTGATGAGACAGGGGAATTTCCGTGGGGCATTGTCAAAACGCTTGGTCAGGCGGGCCTGTTTGCGCTGCTAATTCCCGAGGAATACGACGGGCTCGGCGGCGGCGTTACGGACTTCTGCCTCGTTACGGAGGAGCTCAGCCGCGTTTGCAGCGGGATCGCTCTTGCGTATGCTGCAACTGGTCTCGGTGCGTATCCGTTGATTATGTTCGGCAGCGATGAGCAGAAGATGCGGCTGTTGCCTGATGTAGCCGAGGGCAAGCGTCTGACAGCGTTTGCTCTGACCGAGGCCGACGCCGGAAGCGACGCTGCGGCGGTTCGGACAAGGGCGGTTCGGGACGGCGATTACTACGTCATCAACGGGACGAAGCAGTGGATAACGAACGGCGGCGAGGCGGAGATATACACAGTGATAGCGAGCACGGACCCGGAGCGGGGAGCGAGGGGCCTTACCGCGTTCATCGTCGAGAAGGGCCAGGAGGGCTTCGATTTTGGCAAGAAGGAGAACAAGATGGGCATCCGGGCCTCGACCACACGGGAGCTTATATTTACGGATTGCCGCATTCACAAGGATAACATCCTGAAGCGGGAGGGTTACGGCTTCATTATTACAATGAAGACATTTGACAAGACCCGTCCGGGGATCGGCGCCCAGGCGGTCGGCGTGGCCCAGGGCGCCTTCGAGGAGGCGGCCAAATACGCGATAGAGAGGGAGCAGTTTGGCAAAAAGATAGCGTCGTTTCAGGCGATACGGCATATCTTGGCCGACATGGCGACCAAGATCGAGGCGGCGCGGGCGCTCGTTTATGCCACGGCTCGAATGATCGACTCTGGAGCGAAGGACACCTCGAAGGAGTCGGCGATGGCCAAGGTCTTCGCGTCGGATGTTGCGATGGAGGTAACTACGAACGCGGTTCAGGTGTTCGGGGGCTACGGTTACATGAAGGAGTATCCGGTCGAGAAAATGATGCGCGATGCGAAGATAACGCAGATATACGAGGGGACGAACCAGATCCAGCGAGAGGTGATCGGCCTGAAACTTGTCAAAGAGGCCGGGAAGCTGTGAAAGGATGAAGGCTAAGGGATGAAGGCGGAAGGATGAAGGGGAAGGAGTGAATGGTGGATGGGTGAGAGAACGCTGGCATTTGTATTCCCAGGCCAGGCCGCCCAGTCCGTAGGGATGGGGAAGGCGATCTCGGAGAAGTTCGAGTCCGCCCGCAAGGTGTTTCAGCTCTCAGACCGGGTGCTCGGGTTCGAGCTTTCAAAACTCTGCTTCGAGGGGTCTAAGGAGCAGCTCGACCTGACCGAAATCACGCAGCCGGCGGTCCTGGCGACATCCTTCGCTATTCTGTCGGCGATTAGGGATGAGACGGGCGTCGAGCCGCGACTGGTCGCGGGGCACAGCCTGGGCGAGTACACAGCCGCGGTCTGCGCAGGTTGCCTGAAGTTTGAAGATGCTCTCAGACTCGTCAGAAGACGAGCGCAGCTGATGCAGGAGGCTGTCCCGGTCGGCGAGGGCGGCATGGTCGCCGTAATTGGCTCGGACGGAAAGACCATCGAGGGGGTCTGCGAGGAGCTTAGGGCCAAGGGCGAGATTCGCGCCGCAAACGTCAACTGCCCAGGCCAGACAGTCATTTCCGGCGAAATGGCGCTTCTAGACAAGGCAATTATTATGCTCAGGGAAAGAGGCGCAAGGAGGCTCGTGAAGCTGCCGCTGTCCGCACCATTTCACTCCAAGCTGATGGCTCCGGCGGCGGAGAAGTTCGGGCGTGAGCTGGAGAAGGTGTCGTTTTGCGACGCCAGAGTGCCAATAATCCCGAACGCGAGCGCCTCGCCTATTGAGGCGAAGGAGGAGGTTGTCGAGGCGCTGAAGAGGCAGATGACCTCGCCGGTTCTTTGGGAGGACTGTGTCAGGAAGATGATCGAGATGGGCACGACGGATTTCGTAGAGGTTGGCCCGCAGAGGCTCATCTCGTCGTTCATCAAGCGAATATCGCGAGATGTTGCTGTGTCGAACGTGGATTCGCCCGACAGTTTAGCGCTTTTCAGGGAAAGGTATGCGTCCTGAGGCGGAAGGATGAAGGCGGAAGGATGAAGGGTGAGAGGTTGATTATGACTCGGCGTTTCTCTTGCTCTCTAGCAGGCAATCGCTGACTATGCCGGTGATCTCGGCGAGAGTTGAGGGTTTTTTGATGGTCTGTCGGTAGGCCCCTTCGTGAACTGCTTGGACGACGTTCTCCTCCACGTCGGAATAACCGGTCATCATGATGACCGGGATGGACCCGTGCAGTTCTCTGATCTTGCGAAATGCATCCAACCCATCGTAAGGCCCGGTCTTGAAGACTTCGTCCAGAAGCACCAGGTCGAAATGCTCTCGCGCTAACATCAGAAAAGCGTATTCAGGGCTCTCAGCGGTTTCGACGTCATAGCCCTCCTCCGCTAGCGCTTCCTGCCAGACATCTCGGAGCAACTCCTCATCGTCAATGAGCAGTATCCGCGCCCGCGTGTGCTTTTGCTTACGCACCGGGTCGAGTTCTTCTGAGACAGTTTTCTCGGGCATGCTCATCTTCTGATGTTGTTGGTCCCATCACACGGCCTTCTGCACGAAATGGCGGCCGCATCGAACGGCTTGAAGCCGGAAGCCTGCGCAATAGTGGAGCTCATATCTAGCCCAGAGCACCACACAAGAGGCCGACAAGCTTGACGCAGAGAATACGCCGACAACTGTTGAAATGAAGCCTCAGCCATCCACATGTAAGAAAGAATGACTTTATCAGTTTGCGATGCGTTCGGGCTGGGACAGCGGCCAGTGTTTCGCATCAGCTCTCTGCCGCTGGGAACCACTAAAGACATGGCATTCGGCGCCTCACGACTTTCGTGCGCACCATATAGTATTTGGTGGCGGCCGAGCAGATGCGCCACTTCTGGCATATCTGGTTGGCTTGCCCACAAATGAGCAACATTATTCATCATTTTCAATACTAGCATTCATTGTGCCATATATGCAACATGCTTTTTCACAGTTCGATTGCGCTGTCGCTAGTCCACCCTGGAAGGCCGATCTCAATCTGCACAGAATTGGCTTTCAGCCCCCGGTGCGGCCTACACACGGTAAGAGGGAGCGTTTCAGGCGGCGGTTCTGTAACATTGTGTGACTTCACAGTGCCCTTGAACTCAGAGCTCGAGACAGAATGAGAACATGATCAGCTGCCCTCAGACGACCTGAACTCGTCCAGCGATAGGTTATGCTTCTTGGTGAGTCGATAAAAGTTCTGTCTCGACAGGCCGGCTATCCTGGCCGCCTGGGCCACATTGCCGCCGGATGCCTTGAGAGCCACCTTGAGCCGCGATACCTCTACGCTATTCTTCACCTCCTTGAGTCGGGTTATCTGCCCCCCTCCTCCTTCTTCCAAACCGAGGTCACCCTCAGTTATGATTCTGCCAGTGGATATTAGAACTGCCTTCTCCACCCTGTTTTGAAGCTCTCGAACGTTGCCCGGCCACCGGTAATGCATCATCCGCTCGATGGCCTTGACCGAGAATATCTTATTCATCTTCCCGTATTTGACCCTACACAAGCCAAGAAAATGATTCGCCAGTCGCAACACGTCATCATCACGGTCTCGAATCGGCGGTAGTTTAATGTCGATTGTGCTGAGCCGATAATACAGGTCCTCCCTGAATGTGCCCTTTTTCACCGCAGCGTCAACGTCGCAATTTGTTGCCGCGATGATTCGGCAGTCAATTGCGGTCTGCCCCTCGCCCCCGACTCTCTCGACCGTTTTGGTCTCAAGGAACCTGAGGAATCTCACCTGCATGTCGAGAGAAAGCTCGGCTATCTCATCGAGGAAGAGCGTCCCCTTGTCGCCATACTCGAGCCTTCCACGCTTCTGCTTATGGGCGCCGGTGAAGGCGCCTTTTTCAAAACCAAACAGCTCCGCCTCGACCAGGTCTCGAGGGATTGCGCCACAATTGATGACTACGAACGGCGCATTTTTACGAGGGCTTCTATTGTGGATAGCCTGAGCCAGGAGCTCCTTCCCAGTGCCCGTCTCACCCGTAATAAACACTGTTACATCTGTTTTGGCGACCTTGGAGGCGTCACGCATGACGTCGGCCAACTGTTGGCTAGCCCCAACGATCTCCGGGAACGGAGACTTCCTTGCTAAGCTGCCCGATTTCGGAACCAACATCGGTGGCATGGTGTGCTCGACAGCCAGCACCCTTGTCCGATCGATCAGATCCTTGATATAACTGCTCTGTCGCCTTCTGAGCACTGCGTCATCGATCATTCTTGCGGCCAGCCTCGCAACCGACTGAACATCGCGGAATAGCCGATCGCCAGACACTTCCAAAAGATCGGGAGAGTCAAGGTACAGGGTTCCTAATTTCTCTCCCCCGATGGACAGAGGCACGCAGATGATAGACCCTTTAATGCTGAGGTCGTTCAGCCATCCAGGTTTCTCTGACCCTCGTCTCGTGAAGACCGCTTTCCCTGTGGCATTGACGCGCCTGCTCACATAGCTTGGCCCATCAAGTCGTTTGGGGTCCAGGACCTGGCCGGTCTTGTCGATCGCCCGTGTCA belongs to bacterium and includes:
- a CDS encoding RNA ligase family protein codes for the protein MAEFFKFPHTPHLLWLGDELPRSDKVLAPEEAAEFLSGEILVEEKVDGGSIGLSLDPQGNIRAQNRGTYLGHRSHHQFDPLWPWIDTHRIALRNGLAPDLILFGEWCYAQHSIHYDRLPDWFLAFDVYDRNVGEFWCVSRRNELVDSLGLERVPALTEGAFALPQLVGLLGESKLTSGPMEGIYLRREEGGRLIARAKIVRAEFTQNICEHWSKNTFRRNALRQATAMVSG
- a CDS encoding SUMF1/EgtB/PvdO family nonheme iron enzyme; translation: MRFLKYTFVFAILLWALSPLMSAAQDESQSWRRCPPGMVAADRFCIDEYEYPNKLGVRPRNLVLYVEAVQICLSQGKRLCTTDEWSRACSGPQKFKHPYGNEFREGACNLGRTRATETWTWYGLRRRDKEIVLSQPALTGRYKACVSGYGAYDMLGNYWEWTDAGNTKHTILMGGSWSTPAEKVSCLNKTETATKFYRIRNVSFRCCCDLLPSSKTGPDVQKPSE
- a CDS encoding site-specific DNA-methyltransferase, whose protein sequence is MFKNRLNDLSAKEWIKFQKSWFELNPPRRPKEVLVHPAKFPEELVSGFIRFFTKSGQTVLDPMVGTGSTLLACISTGRKGIGVELNPKYVAIARERIADALNTERKGQDGMTPPTGRTSLTSPMIIEGDARRLDELDLPEIDYCITSPPYWDMLRAKGAGTQKRRQEAGLDVFYSSDKRDLGNIAEYDRFVDELVVVFSKVHAVMRVGAYLTVVVKNVKKKGRVYPLAWDIGKRLGEVFALKDERIWCQGDQRLAPYGIGNAWVSNTFHHYCLNFRKE
- the ndk gene encoding nucleoside-diphosphate kinase — encoded protein: MERTLTIVKPDSVAGNVAGEVFTHFERAGFRIVAAKMVWLTKRDAEAFYYVHKGKPFYDSLCDFMSSGPCVVAVLAGQNAIAKVREIMGATDPAKAEKGTIRSELGTSIQENAVHGSDSDASAEFEIGFFFSRLEIMQTERKG
- the rpmF gene encoding 50S ribosomal protein L32 → MAVPKRRTSHRRRRMRSSQKALRSPSIVSCPNCKTPKLPHIVCPKCGYFGGEQVLEIAEK
- the plsX gene encoding phosphate acyltransferase PlsX codes for the protein MTGAPIALDAMGGDYAPQEAVKGAIRASRDFGIDVVLVGDGPRLKAQLADLGEKESERMRVCHAPEVVSMTDAPSVVIRGKRRSSIRVASNLVKRGEAAAVVSAGNTGATMAAARCEFGLAKGVERPAIAQVFPNRKHGTVVLDLGANVDCKIGYLVQFGVMGSIYASIVFQKRSPKVGLLSIGSEDTKGNEFSRSVLLAMREEPAINFVGNIEGRDVFKGDVDVVVCDGFVGNIVLKITEGVAAMVVGMMQDSLSSNVLSKAGAVLVRPSFRRLKKRMDYAEYGGAILLGVNGVCVICHGGSKARAIRNALKRAYDFAVSDIVEQITEKMEARRMVS
- a CDS encoding beta-ketoacyl-ACP synthase III, encoding MVQARITSIGSYVPERVVTNEDMMRIVDTTDEWITTRTGIKERRYCADDEASSDLAYRASVIALERASVAPEDVDCIIVGTATGDMAFPSTACLTQEKLGAKNAMGFDVTAGCAGFICGLSVASNFIKAGQYKTVLVVGSEVLSRFANFEDRTTCVLFGDGAGAIVVQASDDSEKSRILCTHLKSDGSYGDALKLPAGGSRHPASAETIKKRMHYIWMDGQTTFKMAIRCMAKISTHALEEQNMTVDQMKMIFPHQANWRIIEGLVKRLGTTIDKIVPSIQKYGNTSSASIPLSLDEAQATGMIQKGDLILLTAFGAGYAWGASIVRW
- a CDS encoding type II toxin-antitoxin system HicB family antitoxin, giving the protein MERHHFTVIVEREEEGGYHAFCPALKGCHTQGDTLDEALANVREAIAAYLESLRAHGEPLPLEDIFIKPVEVAL
- a CDS encoding type II toxin-antitoxin system HicA family toxin; this encodes MKAGFVFDRQRGSHAIYYRERDAARIVVPMHAGKTIKRKTLAGILEDMGLTVEEFRELL